ATGCAGTAGATCCCGCCGGAGTATCCGAATCGGTAGCCAAAACACTCGCTTCGCTCACTGTAGCAGCAAGATTGGCTGCCTGAGTCCCTTTTAACAATTCCTTGCCACCTGTGGCTTGTTGTCCCGTTTCTGCCTGTTTTGCAGCGGCAGAGCCAGAGGGCTCCTTGGACAATGTAAGAGTTTGGCCTTCCTGTCCATCTGCAATCATCACAGAAGAAGTGCCTGTTGGACTAGCTGATGTTCGGTCAGCGCTTTTTATTGTTGCTTCCCCAACTGAACGGTCAGTGGGCGTTCCCTGCCCTTGCTGCTTTAACACCGCTTCAAGTTCTTGCTCCAACGATGACAACAGATCATTTAAAGGAGGCCCAAACATCGTTTGGCGCAATCCATTTATGCTTTCGGCTGTTAATGGGAGTCCCCGCTGAAAGGCAACTGCCGCTGCCTGTACAAATGTGCCCAATTGCACATTTCCGCTTTGCTTCGACAAGGCTTCTTGTAAAGAAGCCGCATTTTCAGATGTCAACGGCACACCATTCTTTTGCATTGCCTGTATAAGCTCTCTGTTCTGAGCTGTATCCGGCAGTCCCACCGATTCCAATACATCTGTCAGCGCTACGGTTTGCTGTGGCATATTGGCAGCATCATTCAGAGGCTTAAGCACAGTCATTCCACTGGAAGAAGCCGGCTGTACCTGAAACGTTGCAGTCTGTCCAGGTTGAAGAGGGGTCTCCAGCTTTGCCCTAACCTGAGAACCCTGTATTTGCAACACTGCCTCGTCGCCGTCCTCAGACACCTTTAATACGACTCCTCTTACGACCTGGCCTGGCTGCATATCAAGTTTTTTCGCCTCTCCCGCCTTCACATCTCCAAGTAATCCACGGAATACAGATCCGATGTTCATATCGCCCCTCCCCTCGCTCTTCCCCTATCAAAAGGGCCTGTAATATTAGATATATTTTATATCGGTATTGTCCTGATTCATAATAAGTACCTACAGATCAAACAACGTCGGTTGCTCGGTTAACAAATTGCCCAGAAAGCTGCGTCTATGCATTTCTGTAGGCCCTAGCGCCAAAATTTGTTCTCTATGCAACTTGGTAGCATAACCTTTATGTATACCAATCCCATATTCCGGATATTTCGCATCCCATTCACCTTTGCATAGCCGATCACGGGTCACCTTGGCAATGATAGAAGCTGCTGCAATAGACTGACTGTTCGCATCCCCCTTAATGATGGATAGCTGAGGAATAGGCACATCTACCTTTTCTGCATCCACAAGTAAATAATCGGGAGACACATGCAAAGCCTCAATAGCCTTTTTCATAGCTAAACGAGCCGCTTGTTTAATATTGATATCATCAATCATCCGCGCGTCTACATGACCAATTCCTACTGCGATTGCCTTCTCCATAATCAGTTCGTAGTAGGCTTCTCTTTTCTTGTCCGTCAATTTTTTGGAATCGTCTACACCCTCCAATAACTCACCTACTGGCAGAATAACTGCTGCCGCCACAACATCTCCAAACAGACATCCACGCCCCACCTCGTCAATACCTGCAATCCGCTCACAAGATTGCTCCCAGCATTTTTTTTCATAGTGTAGCATGTCCTTTACTGCATTCTCTTTAGCTTCCACATTCAATACCTGCCCATCTTTACGTAGTTTAAGCTTCACTCATGCCGTAGCTCTAGCGATTGAATTCAGCTTACCACAGACCTCTACCGTTCAAAACCCTTTTCTATCTACCTTTACATACCAAAAAACCTTCCTCCTCTCCGGAGAGATGAGGAAGGTTCTTCCTTGCCACAAAATGCAATCTTCTGTATCGGGTGTACTAGGATTATCAGTATGGTGCTTCTAAACTGAATCGTCCCAGCTTGCCTGCACGCAGCTCACGCAAAATAATTTTTGACGCCTTTTCGAGATCTACACGCCCGCCACTCACAATACAGCCACGTTTACGTCCGATAGCCTCCATAACGCTCACAACATCATCTGGATTTTCTGTATCCTCAGGACGTTCGGTAAGCTCAAAACGCTCTGCCATGGTATCCCAATAATATTGGACAAAATATTTTGTCGCGAAAAAGGCAATGTCCTCTACATTTAGAATTTCTTCCTTGATCGCGCCTGTAACTGCCAGACGATAGCCGACGTTCTGATCCTCA
This window of the Paenibacillus polymyxa genome carries:
- a CDS encoding ribonuclease HII, which gives rise to MKLKLRKDGQVLNVEAKENAVKDMLHYEKKCWEQSCERIAGIDEVGRGCLFGDVVAAAVILPVGELLEGVDDSKKLTDKKREAYYELIMEKAIAVGIGHVDARMIDDINIKQAARLAMKKAIEALHVSPDYLLVDAEKVDVPIPQLSIIKGDANSQSIAAASIIAKVTRDRLCKGEWDAKYPEYGIGIHKGYATKLHREQILALGPTEMHRRSFLGNLLTEQPTLFDL